A region of Desulfolithobacter dissulfuricans DNA encodes the following proteins:
- a CDS encoding CpsD/CapB family tyrosine-protein kinase: MAGNWDERLVNASITNAPVAESFRTLRTRILHPFEGDPPRSLLITSASPGEGKSFVCANLGVVLAQGVDQYALMVDCDLRKPTLHSLFGLPNDRGLVNFLRDRDDVGETILKAGVDKLSLIPAGPPPLNPSELLGSVTMGRLVDELVSRYDDRIILFDSPPMRAASETAILAQHVDGVILVVRWGGSRREYVQDLVDLIGRDKIVGLVFNAYKTNALEAKMFGSYEYQQKYYYAHGR, from the coding sequence GTGGCCGGGAACTGGGACGAGCGGCTGGTCAACGCCTCCATAACCAATGCCCCGGTGGCGGAAAGTTTTCGTACCCTGCGGACCAGGATCCTCCATCCTTTCGAGGGGGATCCGCCGCGCAGCCTTCTGATCACCAGTGCCTCCCCGGGTGAAGGAAAGAGCTTTGTCTGTGCCAACCTCGGAGTGGTTCTAGCCCAGGGAGTGGATCAGTATGCCCTGATGGTGGACTGTGATCTACGCAAGCCCACTCTCCACAGCCTGTTCGGACTTCCCAATGACCGGGGGCTGGTCAATTTTCTCCGTGACCGGGACGATGTGGGCGAGACCATTCTCAAGGCCGGGGTGGACAAACTCTCACTCATCCCTGCCGGGCCTCCGCCGCTCAATCCATCGGAACTGCTCGGCTCCGTAACCATGGGCCGGCTGGTCGATGAACTGGTTTCCCGCTATGACGACCGGATAATCCTCTTTGACAGTCCGCCCATGCGGGCTGCCTCAGAAACCGCCATCCTGGCCCAGCATGTGGACGGTGTGATTCTGGTGGTCCGCTGGGGCGGGAGCCGGAGGGAATATGTCCAGGACTTGGTGGATCTCATCGGCCGGGACAAGATTGTCGGGCTGGTCTTCAATGCCTACAAGACCAATGCCCTGGAAGCCAAGATGTTTGGTTCCTATGAGTACCAGCAGAAATACTATTATGCCCACGGGCGGTGA
- a CDS encoding ExeA family protein has translation MYRQYYGLSRKPFELSPDPEVVYMSETHQEALAILRYGVMSGKGFLVLTGDVGTGKTTLLQALVASLDNRVHLCLLNNPVLEREEFFTYIGHYFGLTFQGNKAAFLLAFADFLKGCQEREEKVLLIVDEAHVLPVELLEEIRLLSNQDRQGQEVLSVFLVGQPELNVRMSDDRLLPLRQRIGMRFHLQPFNSEEARQYILFRLRRAGGQHLDLFTGEAMDLIYQASKGTPRLINILCDHALLTGFAMEKPVIDGSIIRECIGELHFPGEETPLPLPVQKKKDSGNRGLVGRGLTVLLLLLLGFAVVEAVPPLRPYSPLQFILPPQWRDTIHLFLDRLAGGLHGKGF, from the coding sequence ATGTATCGACAATATTACGGATTATCCAGAAAACCCTTTGAACTTTCACCGGATCCCGAGGTGGTCTACATGAGCGAGACCCATCAGGAGGCTCTGGCCATCCTGCGATACGGGGTGATGTCCGGCAAGGGGTTCCTGGTCCTGACAGGTGATGTGGGAACCGGCAAGACCACCCTGCTCCAGGCCTTGGTGGCTTCGCTGGACAACCGGGTCCATCTCTGCCTGCTCAACAACCCGGTTCTGGAGCGGGAGGAGTTTTTCACCTATATCGGCCACTATTTCGGCCTGACCTTTCAGGGTAACAAAGCCGCCTTTCTTCTCGCTTTTGCCGATTTTCTCAAGGGGTGCCAGGAACGGGAGGAAAAGGTCTTGTTGATCGTGGACGAGGCCCACGTCCTGCCGGTGGAACTTCTGGAAGAGATCCGGTTGTTGTCCAATCAGGACCGGCAGGGACAGGAGGTCCTGTCGGTTTTTCTGGTTGGCCAGCCGGAACTGAATGTTCGGATGTCCGATGACCGGCTGCTGCCCCTGCGTCAGCGAATCGGGATGCGATTTCATCTCCAGCCGTTCAACTCCGAGGAGGCTCGGCAGTATATTCTCTTTCGTCTGCGCCGGGCCGGTGGCCAGCATCTTGATCTGTTCACCGGCGAGGCCATGGATCTGATCTACCAGGCGAGCAAGGGTACCCCGCGGTTGATCAATATCCTCTGTGATCATGCCCTGCTCACCGGGTTTGCCATGGAAAAACCGGTCATAGATGGATCCATTATCCGGGAGTGTATTGGTGAGCTGCATTTTCCCGGTGAAGAAACTCCCCTGCCCCTGCCGGTTCAGAAAAAAAAAGATTCAGGGAACAGGGGGCTCGTCGGCCGTGGTCTGACAGTGCTTCTTCTTCTGCTGCTCGGGTTTGCGGTGGTGGAAGCTGTTCCTCCGCTCAGGCCCTATTCGCCGCTGCAGTTCATCCTGCCGCCCCAGTGGCGGGATACTATCCATTTATTTTTAGACCGTTTAGCTGGAGGCTTGCATGGGAAAGGTTTTTGA
- a CDS encoding XrtA system polysaccharide chain length determinant produces the protein MENQQRQQVKKYVDLLVFRWKMITVFTLIALTLGLGMYMRMPKLYQASALLSYEQQRINPARMAPEATRRLRDTVSTLTDIVTSRNNLEQVIKQFNLYPEARQQLPIEDVIELMRKNIKISPSSRGDTFTVTFQGRYPDKVMKVTNALAAKFIEENLKYREERATETSRYTQDELNMAKEVLDRKEQAMRDYKLKYYNEMPDQRQGNMQRLTALQEQYQNIQDSIQDLERTKVMVQEQIALRKQLAAGASTLGPVGQAPAAPPGPATPFERLQELRSRLDTLLLKYTDKHPEVRRIKQLIAKLEKDLEQPDQAAPDKESTGQSDLAARMQDPQLLQLKLQLREINLNIKKLREDQVKIRAEIEKYKKWIAAAPIREAEWAALTRDYNELRRHYDYLVAQNLQAASVEHLERKQKGSKFKIVDPARYPEKPFKPDFKKLILMALAGGLGLGVGLAFGLDFIDTSFKDVEDLENTLGVTVSCTVPYLPTRAEIRRQRLVSTLWGILLFSYTAALLGAMVYFWKKGMIII, from the coding sequence ATGGAAAACCAGCAGCGTCAACAGGTAAAGAAATATGTGGATCTTCTGGTCTTTCGCTGGAAGATGATCACCGTGTTCACCCTGATTGCCCTGACCCTGGGGCTGGGGATGTATATGCGGATGCCCAAGCTCTACCAGGCCTCGGCGCTGCTCAGCTACGAACAGCAGCGTATCAATCCGGCCAGGATGGCGCCCGAGGCCACCCGGCGGCTCCGGGACACCGTGAGCACCCTGACCGATATCGTCACCAGCCGTAACAACCTGGAACAGGTGATCAAGCAGTTCAATCTCTATCCCGAGGCCCGCCAGCAGCTGCCCATCGAGGATGTGATCGAGCTGATGAGGAAAAATATTAAAATATCACCATCATCCCGTGGGGATACTTTTACGGTCACTTTTCAGGGTCGGTATCCGGACAAGGTGATGAAGGTGACCAATGCCCTGGCGGCCAAATTCATCGAAGAGAACCTGAAGTACCGCGAAGAGCGGGCCACCGAGACCTCCAGGTACACTCAGGATGAGCTCAACATGGCCAAGGAAGTCCTGGATCGCAAGGAACAGGCCATGCGCGATTACAAGCTCAAATACTATAACGAAATGCCGGATCAGCGGCAGGGCAACATGCAGCGTCTGACCGCTCTCCAGGAGCAGTATCAGAATATTCAGGATTCGATCCAGGACCTGGAGCGGACCAAGGTCATGGTCCAGGAGCAGATTGCCCTGAGAAAACAGCTGGCCGCCGGAGCATCTACGCTCGGCCCTGTGGGCCAGGCCCCTGCTGCGCCCCCGGGCCCGGCAACCCCTTTTGAGCGACTGCAGGAACTGCGCAGCCGGCTGGATACTCTGCTGCTCAAGTACACGGACAAACATCCGGAAGTCCGGCGCATAAAGCAGCTGATCGCCAAGCTGGAAAAAGATCTCGAACAGCCGGACCAGGCAGCCCCGGATAAGGAGAGTACGGGGCAAAGTGATCTCGCCGCCAGGATGCAGGATCCGCAGCTGCTGCAGTTAAAGCTGCAGCTCAGGGAAATCAACCTCAATATCAAGAAATTACGGGAAGACCAGGTCAAGATCCGGGCGGAAATCGAAAAGTACAAGAAATGGATCGCCGCCGCTCCCATACGGGAAGCGGAGTGGGCCGCCCTCACTCGGGACTACAACGAGCTGCGTCGTCACTACGACTACCTGGTGGCCCAGAACCTGCAGGCGGCCTCGGTGGAGCATCTGGAGCGGAAGCAGAAGGGCAGTAAATTCAAGATTGTCGATCCGGCCCGCTATCCGGAAAAACCATTCAAGCCTGATTTCAAGAAGCTGATCCTTATGGCCCTGGCTGGTGGGCTTGGCCTGGGCGTGGGGCTGGCTTTCGGGCTGGATTTTATCGATACCTCGTTCAAGGACGTGGAAGACCTGGAAAACACCCTGGGGGTCACAGTCTCCTGTACCGTGCCCTATCTTCCCACCCGGGCAGAGATCCGCCGGCAGCGGCTGGTCTCCACCTTGTGGGGCATATTGCTCTTTTCCTACACCGCTGCTCTGCTCGGGGCCATGGTCTATTTCTGGAAAAAGGGCATGATAATCATCTGA
- a CDS encoding metallophosphoesterase family protein, whose translation MLRTCVIGDIHGCIHSFSMLLEQVRDRADTIVLLGDYIDRGPASRQVVDRILELKKEHPQVITLQGNHELMLLNYLEGLDQTVFLRVGGLQTLRSYGLDPTREPVTKESLPEEHLAFFTSLPLFWEDNHGIYVHAGLEPGCHLSWQTPDWCLWVRDKFIHSSFDFGKPVIFGHTVFKKPLVEPNKIGIDTGAVYGGRLTALLLPEREFISVPGETTHPFPTSL comes from the coding sequence ATGCTCCGTACCTGTGTCATCGGTGATATCCACGGCTGTATCCACTCTTTTTCCATGCTGCTGGAACAGGTCAGGGACAGAGCTGATACCATTGTTCTGCTCGGAGATTATATCGACCGGGGTCCTGCCTCACGCCAGGTGGTCGACCGCATCCTGGAATTGAAGAAAGAACATCCCCAGGTCATCACCCTCCAGGGCAACCATGAGCTGATGCTGCTCAACTACCTGGAAGGCCTGGACCAGACCGTCTTTCTCCGGGTTGGCGGCCTGCAGACCCTGCGAAGCTATGGTCTGGATCCGACCAGAGAACCCGTGACCAAAGAGTCCCTTCCCGAGGAACACCTGGCCTTTTTCACCAGTCTGCCGCTCTTCTGGGAAGACAACCATGGGATCTATGTCCATGCCGGTCTGGAACCGGGGTGCCACCTGAGCTGGCAGACACCGGACTGGTGTCTCTGGGTTCGGGATAAGTTTATTCACTCCAGCTTTGATTTCGGCAAACCGGTTATTTTCGGCCACACCGTATTCAAAAAACCACTGGTGGAGCCCAACAAAATCGGCATCGATACCGGCGCGGTCTACGGCGGCCGACTCACGGCCCTGCTACTGCCGGAACGGGAATTTATCAGTGTTCCCGGGGAAACAACCCATCCCTTTCCGACCTCATTGTAA
- the epmA gene encoding EF-P lysine aminoacylase EpmA — protein MNVPSGCLQLRSRLLQAVRGFFLTRDYIEVDTPVRLPTLIPESQIEPVASDGWLLQTSPELCMKRLLARGWPRIFQICHCFRSGESGRLHLPEFTMLEWYQLGWDYNDLMAECESFIRAVARECSDFPGLVRPGVLACQGRHIDLESTFDRLTVAEAFYRYGGMSAAEAVASDRFDEILVTRVEPHLGWPRPVFLHDYPLELASLARKKPGAQVAERFELYIGGIELANGFSELVDGREQRQRFAKEIARAAAVGLQLTMPEQFLADLDTLDAAAGIALGFDRLLMLFAGVEEISQVVAFSPQNM, from the coding sequence ATGAACGTCCCTTCCGGATGCCTGCAGCTGCGATCCAGGCTGCTGCAGGCGGTCCGTGGTTTTTTTCTCACCCGCGACTATATCGAGGTCGACACTCCTGTACGCCTTCCCACCCTCATCCCCGAGTCCCAGATAGAGCCCGTCGCCTCCGATGGCTGGCTGCTGCAGACCTCGCCTGAACTGTGCATGAAGCGGCTTCTGGCCCGGGGTTGGCCAAGGATCTTTCAGATTTGTCACTGTTTTCGCAGCGGTGAGTCTGGCCGTCTGCATCTGCCCGAGTTCACCATGCTGGAGTGGTACCAGCTGGGCTGGGATTACAATGATCTGATGGCTGAGTGCGAAAGTTTCATCCGGGCGGTGGCCCGGGAATGCAGTGATTTTCCCGGACTTGTCCGGCCTGGAGTACTGGCATGCCAGGGCCGCCACATCGACCTGGAATCGACGTTTGATCGCCTGACCGTGGCCGAGGCCTTTTATCGCTATGGGGGGATGAGCGCGGCGGAAGCGGTGGCATCGGACCGGTTTGACGAGATCCTGGTAACCCGGGTCGAGCCCCATCTCGGGTGGCCCCGACCGGTCTTTCTCCATGACTACCCTCTGGAGCTGGCCTCCCTGGCCAGGAAAAAACCCGGGGCCCAGGTTGCCGAGCGTTTTGAGCTCTACATTGGCGGAATCGAGCTGGCCAACGGTTTTTCAGAACTGGTGGATGGCCGGGAGCAGCGGCAGCGGTTTGCCAAAGAGATTGCCCGGGCCGCGGCCGTCGGGCTCCAGCTCACCATGCCGGAACAGTTTCTTGCCGACCTGGATACCCTGGACGCGGCCGCCGGTATTGCCCTTGGGTTTGACCGACTGCTCATGCTGTTTGCCGGGGTGGAAGAAATTTCTCAGGTGGTCGCTTTTTCCCCACAAAATATGTAA
- the efp gene encoding elongation factor P: MYSASDLRKGLKIQIDGEPYIITDFEFSKPGKGQALYRTKMRNMITGNQFTQTYRSNDKFEKPDLEERKMQFLYSQGDEYHFMDLNSYEQYVLSRDQIGDNINFLVDNMEVHVLFFGDRPIDLNLPIFVNLEVVKADPWVKGDTSGSDSKPVTVETGYVLQVPPFVEKGDKIQIDTRSGEYITRVKE, encoded by the coding sequence ATGTATAGTGCCTCTGATCTTAGAAAAGGATTGAAGATTCAGATAGATGGTGAGCCATATATCATTACGGATTTTGAGTTCTCAAAGCCTGGCAAGGGCCAGGCCCTCTACCGGACCAAGATGCGTAACATGATCACCGGCAACCAGTTTACCCAGACCTACCGCTCCAACGACAAGTTTGAAAAACCGGATCTCGAGGAGCGGAAAATGCAGTTTCTCTATTCCCAGGGCGACGAATACCATTTCATGGATCTCAACTCCTATGAACAGTATGTTCTCAGTCGTGACCAGATCGGGGATAATATCAATTTTCTGGTCGACAACATGGAGGTCCATGTCCTTTTCTTCGGCGACCGACCCATTGATCTCAACCTGCCGATCTTCGTCAACCTGGAGGTGGTCAAGGCGGATCCCTGGGTCAAGGGAGACACCTCTGGTTCTGATTCCAAGCCGGTGACCGTAGAAACCGGATACGTTTTGCAGGTGCCGCCCTTTGTGGAAAAGGGCGATAAAATTCAGATAGACACCCGCAGTGGCGAGTATATCACCCGCGTGAAAGAATAA
- a CDS encoding metallophosphoesterase family protein, whose translation MIKAGILSDTHLFAPDRTFASQAARAFGDCEIIIHAGDLTEIGVLDIFRDKKIYAVHGNMCSRVTRERLPSQLRFEVGNFSFGLIHGAGLGFDIESALWDIFPEADCVIYGHTHQAACHRQSDKLFINPGSFRSTGHYGAPGTYALLSIGETLEVAIHEVAPR comes from the coding sequence ATGATCAAGGCAGGCATTCTTTCCGACACCCATCTCTTTGCCCCGGACAGGACCTTTGCCAGCCAGGCTGCCCGGGCCTTTGGAGACTGCGAAATAATCATCCACGCCGGAGACCTGACCGAAATCGGCGTCCTGGATATCTTCCGGGACAAAAAGATCTATGCGGTGCATGGCAACATGTGCAGCCGCGTCACCCGGGAGCGTCTTCCGAGCCAGCTGCGTTTTGAAGTGGGAAACTTTTCCTTTGGCCTGATCCACGGCGCCGGCCTTGGTTTTGATATCGAATCCGCTCTCTGGGATATCTTTCCCGAGGCCGATTGCGTAATCTACGGCCATACCCACCAGGCCGCCTGCCACCGGCAGAGCGACAAACTGTTCATAAATCCAGGCAGTTTCCGCTCCACCGGCCACTACGGCGCCCCGGGTACATACGCTCTGCTGTCCATTGGCGAGACCCTGGAGGTCGCCATCCACGAGGTGGCGCCCCGATGA
- a CDS encoding HIT family protein → MKTLWTPWRMEHVLGRAPKVQGCLFEPPGDSSRDRAHLLLYRDRNVVVLLNRFPYANGHLLLAPRRHVADITDLDREENSALMEMLQDCCLILRNHLRPDGLNIGCNLGQAAGAGIADHLHFHIIPRWEGDHNFLTVTAEIRTIPQHIDQTFDLLVPDFQNLLSTRMS, encoded by the coding sequence ATGAAGACCCTGTGGACACCCTGGCGCATGGAACATGTTCTGGGCAGGGCTCCGAAAGTTCAGGGCTGCCTCTTCGAACCGCCCGGGGACAGTTCCCGGGACCGGGCCCACCTGCTGCTCTACCGGGACCGGAACGTGGTTGTCCTGCTCAACCGCTTCCCCTATGCCAACGGCCACCTGCTGCTGGCCCCCCGGCGCCACGTGGCCGACATCACCGACCTGGACCGGGAGGAAAACAGCGCGCTGATGGAAATGCTCCAGGACTGCTGCCTCATCCTGAGAAACCACCTGCGGCCCGACGGACTCAATATCGGCTGCAACCTTGGCCAGGCCGCTGGAGCCGGCATTGCCGACCATCTCCATTTCCACATCATTCCCCGCTGGGAGGGGGACCATAACTTTCTCACAGTGACCGCCGAAATCCGCACCATCCCCCAGCATATCGATCAGACCTTTGATCTCCTGGTACCTGATTTTCAAAACCTGCTCTCTACCCGGATGTCATGA
- the mutS gene encoding DNA mismatch repair protein MutS has product MTKPVKMTPMLRQYLEIKEQYKDTILFYRMGDFYEMFFDDAITASRVLGITLTSRSAKDDTNKVPMCGVPYHAVSSYLGKMVRAGYRVAICEQTEDPRQARGIVKREVVRVVTPGVTTEEQILDEKSNCYVCGLVLDKQKKSKVAGLSFLDVSTGEFLVCEHQVDQEYSQVTDELTRMMPAELLLPESLEEPLAPLLDTLTTLLPGLCITWRADLQFDRDTAHTCLTEHFKTSGLEGFGCSDLHTGIRAAGGLLLYIQETQKTDLSHIRRIASLSRGEHLIIDDASRRNLELTETIIGGKREGSLLSVLDLTRTPMGARLLRQRLLFPLQDRSRIQARLDAIQQLLVDPGIRRRLREILDSIYDLERLCSRLSLGQGNARDMTSLKISLARLPEMKEILLELGSGLLFAIGTELDLLTDLYELIHRAIREDAPVSLREGNLIREGYHDELDELLVLVRDGKQLILALEEKERQRTGIPKLKVGYNKVFGYFFEISKIHADKVPEDFIRKQTLVNAERFITPDLKELENRISTAQERRLELEYELFLEIRRQIASHSGRLLATASGIARVDVLCSLAEASHRYHWIKPKLTAGSAITIIEGRHPVIERSLEPGRFVPNDVHLDQETNELLIITGPNMAGKSTVLRQTALLVLMAHIGCFVPADRAEICLVDRIFTRVGAMDDLRRGQSTFMVEMNETANILNNATDRSLVILDEIGRGTSTYDGLAIAWAVAEELADKNGRGVKTLFATHYHELTELARTHTRIQNYSIAVREWNDSIIFLHKLVKGATNRSYGIQVAGLAGVPAHVVKRAHEILKDIEEGEWQKSRQKVRDRKKQPAEKENSTTSQPCQLPLFAPGEDKLHRFLKEIDPDELTPREALNLLYEARKLLSERGRN; this is encoded by the coding sequence ATGACAAAACCCGTTAAAATGACCCCCATGCTCCGCCAGTACCTGGAAATAAAGGAGCAGTACAAGGACACCATTCTCTTCTATCGCATGGGTGATTTCTACGAGATGTTTTTTGACGATGCCATCACCGCATCTCGGGTCCTGGGGATCACCCTGACCTCCCGCAGCGCAAAGGATGACACCAACAAGGTGCCTATGTGCGGAGTACCCTACCATGCGGTTTCCTCCTATCTTGGCAAAATGGTCCGGGCCGGATACCGGGTCGCCATCTGCGAACAGACAGAAGACCCCAGGCAGGCCAGGGGCATTGTCAAGCGGGAGGTGGTTCGGGTGGTTACCCCGGGAGTAACCACCGAAGAGCAGATTCTCGATGAAAAGAGCAACTGTTATGTCTGCGGACTTGTCCTTGACAAACAGAAGAAGTCAAAGGTCGCCGGTCTGAGCTTTCTCGACGTCTCCACCGGGGAGTTTCTTGTCTGCGAACACCAGGTGGACCAGGAATACAGCCAGGTCACCGACGAACTGACCCGGATGATGCCAGCCGAGCTTCTCCTGCCGGAATCACTGGAAGAACCGCTGGCACCGCTGCTGGACACCCTGACGACTCTGCTGCCCGGACTCTGCATCACCTGGCGGGCGGATCTGCAGTTCGACCGCGACACCGCCCACACCTGCCTGACCGAACATTTCAAGACCAGTGGCCTGGAGGGGTTTGGCTGCAGCGACCTGCACACCGGTATCCGGGCCGCCGGTGGATTGCTGCTCTATATCCAGGAAACCCAGAAGACCGACCTCTCCCATATTCGCCGTATCGCCTCCCTCAGCCGTGGGGAACACCTGATCATCGACGATGCCTCCCGCCGGAACCTGGAGCTGACAGAGACCATCATCGGTGGCAAGAGAGAAGGGAGCCTGCTGTCGGTACTGGACCTGACCCGTACCCCCATGGGTGCCCGCCTCCTGCGCCAGCGGCTTCTCTTTCCCCTCCAGGACCGCAGCCGAATCCAGGCTCGACTGGACGCCATCCAGCAACTCCTGGTCGATCCCGGCATCCGCAGGAGACTGCGCGAAATTCTCGATTCCATCTATGACCTGGAACGGCTCTGCAGCCGTCTGAGTCTTGGCCAGGGCAACGCCCGGGATATGACCAGCCTGAAGATATCCCTTGCCAGGCTGCCGGAGATGAAAGAAATTCTCCTGGAACTTGGTTCCGGGCTGCTCTTTGCTATCGGCACCGAACTGGACCTGCTCACCGACCTGTACGAGCTCATCCACCGGGCCATCCGTGAGGACGCCCCGGTGAGCCTGCGCGAGGGCAACCTGATCCGGGAAGGATACCACGACGAACTCGACGAACTCCTGGTCCTGGTGCGCGACGGCAAACAGCTGATCCTTGCCCTGGAAGAGAAAGAACGGCAGCGGACCGGGATCCCCAAGCTGAAAGTGGGCTACAACAAAGTCTTTGGCTATTTTTTCGAGATCTCGAAAATCCATGCCGACAAGGTCCCGGAGGACTTTATCCGCAAACAGACCCTGGTCAATGCCGAGCGCTTCATCACCCCGGATCTCAAGGAACTGGAAAACAGGATCAGCACGGCCCAGGAACGGCGCCTGGAACTGGAATACGAGCTCTTCCTTGAGATACGCCGCCAGATAGCCAGCCACTCGGGTCGGCTGCTGGCCACTGCCTCGGGGATTGCCCGGGTGGACGTCCTGTGCAGCCTGGCCGAGGCCAGCCACCGGTACCACTGGATCAAGCCAAAACTTACCGCCGGCAGCGCCATCACCATCATCGAGGGGCGCCATCCGGTCATCGAGCGAAGCCTGGAACCGGGCCGCTTTGTGCCAAACGATGTCCATCTCGACCAGGAGACAAACGAACTGCTGATCATCACCGGCCCCAATATGGCAGGTAAGTCCACGGTCCTGCGGCAAACCGCGCTCCTGGTGCTCATGGCCCATATCGGCTGTTTCGTGCCCGCCGACCGGGCCGAGATCTGCCTGGTGGATCGTATCTTCACCCGGGTGGGAGCCATGGATGACCTGCGCCGCGGCCAGTCCACCTTCATGGTCGAGATGAACGAAACAGCCAATATTCTCAACAATGCCACGGACCGCAGCCTGGTGATTCTGGATGAGATCGGCCGCGGGACCTCGACCTATGACGGCCTGGCCATAGCCTGGGCTGTGGCCGAAGAACTGGCCGACAAGAATGGCCGCGGGGTCAAGACCCTTTTTGCCACCCATTACCACGAACTCACCGAGCTGGCCCGCACCCATACGCGAATCCAGAACTATTCCATAGCTGTACGGGAGTGGAACGATTCCATCATCTTTCTTCACAAACTGGTCAAGGGGGCGACCAACCGCAGTTACGGCATCCAGGTGGCGGGACTGGCCGGCGTTCCAGCCCACGTGGTCAAACGGGCTCACGAGATACTCAAAGACATTGAAGAAGGCGAGTGGCAAAAGAGCCGGCAGAAGGTGCGGGACCGGAAAAAACAGCCGGCGGAAAAAGAAAACTCCACCACTTCCCAACCCTGCCAGCTCCCACTGTTCGCTCCCGGAGAGGATAAACTGCACCGGTTCCTGAAAGAGATCGATCCGGACGAACTCACTCCCAGGGAGGCCCTGAACCTCCTTTATGAGGCCAGAAAGCTTTTGAGTGAAAGAGGGCGCAACTGA